The proteins below are encoded in one region of Gallus gallus isolate bGalGal1 chromosome 12, bGalGal1.mat.broiler.GRCg7b, whole genome shotgun sequence:
- the LOC121106634 gene encoding serine/arginine repetitive matrix protein 2-like isoform X2 — protein MGRAPLLLGQGATVGLWLPAGTAGPALPLPLHGLRPCPSAGTASTEQPLGHLARQGALTAVTLSSPACVLCDQVEEDLSFLGNKEKNCGFYYHPFCALFANGLCEFVEGNSEARFCTEDLIRTVRQAEQKLCFVCGNSGATITCAETGCDRSFHFPCTSKGDCINQYFVEFRSFCWEHRPQQAVEAAPTQDTTCIICMEPVGDSRSYCIMVCRACQQAWFHQACIQEQAMHAGIYCFQCPVCRDWTRFIPDMLILGIRIPFRPIRDDSNAYAALPEKERSCDTIDCPYPRGREQAEREGRPTWEDSSAYAALLERHRSWKAIDCPYPRGREQAEREGFGQRPTQEDRHGYAALPERHRSCDAIECLHPRGREQAEREGPWELLLCCSCAAQSTHRRCSYVSQSRKTWDCNACAGEGTASSTLSYLASLSTISQQGPGPSQCSATPESSSSNTFSQAPSGPANCSSVPESSIPSSQSRTGRRRSSPRLQRDKKSFKEPRGHRGGSRNAAPSAESSTLNSARQGTSRTPRHSPAAGSSRGRRQGRRAQTRSNSPLQRRATGSPRRCQRRRGTSRNAAPTAESSTPNSASQGTSRSLRHSPAAGSSRGRRQGRRAQTRSNSPLQRRATGSPRRRQRRRGTSRNAAPTAKSSTPNSARQGTSRSPRRSPAAGSSRRRRQGQRAQTRSRSPLQRRATGSPRRCQRRHGSRQAPARSAERRTNRRRQRRAPRSSRVSAAADGSRSRQPGRARTRSRSPLQRRAAETHSQPQRRRRSRSRRRRPAQRRRYTRAPRWQQIIDSWFQ, from the exons ATGGGCagggcccctctgctccttggcCAGGGGGCCACGGTTGGGCTatggctgcctgctggcaccgCTGGGCCTGcactgccccttcccctccacggCCTCCGGCCCTGCCCCTCAGCTGGCACggcaagcacagagcagcccctggggcaccTGGCCCGGCAAGGTGCGCTCACTGCTGTTactctctcctctccagcatGTGTGCTCTGTGACCAAGTGGAGGAGGACTTGAGCTTCCTCgggaacaaagaaaagaactgtGGATTTTATTACCATCCGTTTTGTGCG TTATTTGCCAATGGTCTCTGTGAATTTGTGGAAGGTAACAGCGAGGCACGCTTTTGCACAGAAGACCTGATACGCACAgtgaggcaggcagagcagaag ctctgcttcgtTTGTGGCAATTCGGGGGCCACCATCACCTGTGCAGAGACGGGCTGCGACCGCAGCTTCCACTTCCCCTGCACCTCAAAGGGTGACTGCATCAACCAGTACTTTGTAGAGTTCAG gtccttctgctgggagcaccgccCGCAGCAGGCAGTGGAGGCAGCGCCGACGCAGGACACGACCTGCATCATCTGCATGGAGCCCGTGGGGGACAGCAGGTCGTACTGCATCATGGTGTGCCGAGCCTGCCAACAAGCCTGGTTCCACCAGGcctgcatccag gaacagGCCATGCATGCCGGCATTTATTGCTTCCAGTGCCCCGTCTGCCGAGACTGGACCAGGTTTATTCCAGACATGCTCATTTTGGGGATCCGAATCCCATTCAG ACCAATACGGGACGACAGCAATGCCTACGCAGCACTACCGGAGAAGGAGAGGAGCTGTGATACCATTGACTGCCCTTACCCACGcggcagggagcaggcagagagagaggg AAGACCAACATGGGAGGACAGCAGTGCCTATGCAGCACTACTGGAGAGGCACAGGAGCTGGAAAGCCATTGACTGCCCATACCCACGcggcagggagcaggcagagagagaggg CTTTGGCCAAAGACCAACACAGGAGGACAGACATGGCTATGCAGCACTACCGGAGAGGCATAGGAGCTGTGATGCCATTGAGTGCCTTCACCCACGcggcagggagcaggcagagagagaggg gccctgggagctgctcctctgctgctcctgtgctgcgCAAAGCACCCATCGGCGCTGTTCCTATGTGAGTCAGAGCAGAAAGACCTGGGATTGCAACGCCTGTGCTGGAGAGGGCACCG CCTCCAGCACCCTGTCATATCTTGCTAGCCTCAGCACCATCAGCCAGCAGGGACCAGGGCCATCCCAATGCTCTGCGacaccagagagcagcagctccaacaCCTTCAGCCAGGCACCATCTGGGCCAGCTAACTGTTCCTCCGTGCCTGAGAGCAGCATCCCGTccagccagagcaggacaggcCGGAGGAGAAGCAGCCCTCGTTTACAGCGGgataaaaaaagctttaaagagCCCCGAGGACACCGTGGGGGCAGCCGTAATGCTGCCCCAAGTGCCGAGAGCAGCACCCTCAACTCTGCCAGACAGGGGACTTCGCGGACCCCGAGGCACTCCCCTGCAGCTGGCTCCAGCCGCGGGCGCAGGCAAGGACGGCGCGCCCAGACAAGAAGCAACTCTCCGTTGCAGCGCCGGGCCACGGGTTCCCCACGCCGGTGCCAAAGACGCCGTGGGACCAGCCGTAATGCTGCCCCGACTGCCGAGAGCAGCACCCCAAACTCTGCCAGCCAGGGGACTTCGCGGTCCCTGAGGCACTCCCCTGCAGCTGGCTCCAGCCGCGGGCGCAGGCAAGGACGGCGCGCCCAGACAAGAAGCAACTCTCCGTTGCAGCGCCGGGCCACAGGTTCCCCACGCCGGCGCCAGAGACGCCGTGGGACCAGCCGTAACGCTGCCCCGACTGCCAAGAGCAGCACTCCAAACTCTGCCAGACAGGGGACTTCGCGCTCCCCGAGGCGCTCCCCTGCAGCTGGCTCCAGCCGCCGGCGCAGACAAGGACAGCGGGCCCAGACAAGAAGCCGCTCTCCATTGCAGCGCCGGGCCACAGGTTCCCCACGCCGGTGCCAAAGACGCCATGGGAGCAGGCAGGCACCAGCCCGTAGCGCTGAGAGACGCACGAACAGACGCAGACAACGGAGAGCACCGAGGTCCTCGAGGGTTTCCGCAGCGGCTGATGGAAGCCGGTCCAGGCAGCCAGGGAGGGCCCGGACTCGAAGCCGCTCGCCTCTTCAACGTCGGGCTGCAGAaacccacagccagccccaaaGACGCCGCAGGAGCCGGTCCAGGCGGCGACGACCAGCCCAGAGGCGAAGGTACACCCGAGCACCACGCTGGCAGCAGATTATTGACAGCTGGTTCCAATGA
- the LOC121106634 gene encoding serine/arginine repetitive matrix protein 2-like isoform X4: MGRAPLLLGQGATVGLWLPAGTAGPALPLPLHGLRPCPSAGTASTEQPLGHLARQGALTAVTLSSPACVLCDQVEEDLSFLGNKEKNCGFYYHPFCALFANGLCEFVEGNSEARFCTEDLIRTVRQAEQKLCFVCGNSGATITCAETGCDRSFHFPCTSKGDCINQYFVEFRSFCWEHRPQQAVEAAPTQDTTCIICMEPVGDSRSYCIMVCRACQQAWFHQACIQEQAMHAGIYCFQCPVCRDWTRFIPDMLILGIRIPFRPIRDDSNAYAALPEKERSCDTIDCPYPRGREQAEREGLVSFSFGQRPTQEDRHGYAALPERHRSCDAIECLHPRGREQAEREGPWELLLCCSCAAQSTHRRCSYVSQSRKTWDCNACAGEGTASSTLSYLASLSTISQQGPGPSQCSATPESSSSNTFSQAPSGPANCSSVPESSIPSSQSRTGRRRSSPRLQRDKKSFKEPRGHRGGSRNAAPSAESSTLNSARQGTSRTPRHSPAAGSSRGRRQGRRAQTRSNSPLQRRATGSPRRCQRRRGTSRNAAPTAESSTPNSASQGTSRSLRHSPAAGSSRGRRQGRRAQTRSNSPLQRRATGSPRRRQRRRGTSRNAAPTAKSSTPNSARQGTSRSPRRSPAAGSSRRRRQGQRAQTRSRSPLQRRATGSPRRCQRRHGSRQAPARSAERRTNRRRQRRAPRSSRVSAAADGSRSRQPGRARTRSRSPLQRRAAETHSQPQRRRRSRSRRRRPAQRRRYTRAPRWQQIIDSWFQ, from the exons ATGGGCagggcccctctgctccttggcCAGGGGGCCACGGTTGGGCTatggctgcctgctggcaccgCTGGGCCTGcactgccccttcccctccacggCCTCCGGCCCTGCCCCTCAGCTGGCACggcaagcacagagcagcccctggggcaccTGGCCCGGCAAGGTGCGCTCACTGCTGTTactctctcctctccagcatGTGTGCTCTGTGACCAAGTGGAGGAGGACTTGAGCTTCCTCgggaacaaagaaaagaactgtGGATTTTATTACCATCCGTTTTGTGCG TTATTTGCCAATGGTCTCTGTGAATTTGTGGAAGGTAACAGCGAGGCACGCTTTTGCACAGAAGACCTGATACGCACAgtgaggcaggcagagcagaag ctctgcttcgtTTGTGGCAATTCGGGGGCCACCATCACCTGTGCAGAGACGGGCTGCGACCGCAGCTTCCACTTCCCCTGCACCTCAAAGGGTGACTGCATCAACCAGTACTTTGTAGAGTTCAG gtccttctgctgggagcaccgccCGCAGCAGGCAGTGGAGGCAGCGCCGACGCAGGACACGACCTGCATCATCTGCATGGAGCCCGTGGGGGACAGCAGGTCGTACTGCATCATGGTGTGCCGAGCCTGCCAACAAGCCTGGTTCCACCAGGcctgcatccag gaacagGCCATGCATGCCGGCATTTATTGCTTCCAGTGCCCCGTCTGCCGAGACTGGACCAGGTTTATTCCAGACATGCTCATTTTGGGGATCCGAATCCCATTCAG ACCAATACGGGACGACAGCAATGCCTACGCAGCACTACCGGAGAAGGAGAGGAGCTGTGATACCATTGACTGCCCTTACCCACGcggcagggagcaggcagagagagaggg GCTGGTGTCTTTCAGCTTTGGCCAAAGACCAACACAGGAGGACAGACATGGCTATGCAGCACTACCGGAGAGGCATAGGAGCTGTGATGCCATTGAGTGCCTTCACCCACGcggcagggagcaggcagagagagaggg gccctgggagctgctcctctgctgctcctgtgctgcgCAAAGCACCCATCGGCGCTGTTCCTATGTGAGTCAGAGCAGAAAGACCTGGGATTGCAACGCCTGTGCTGGAGAGGGCACCG CCTCCAGCACCCTGTCATATCTTGCTAGCCTCAGCACCATCAGCCAGCAGGGACCAGGGCCATCCCAATGCTCTGCGacaccagagagcagcagctccaacaCCTTCAGCCAGGCACCATCTGGGCCAGCTAACTGTTCCTCCGTGCCTGAGAGCAGCATCCCGTccagccagagcaggacaggcCGGAGGAGAAGCAGCCCTCGTTTACAGCGGgataaaaaaagctttaaagagCCCCGAGGACACCGTGGGGGCAGCCGTAATGCTGCCCCAAGTGCCGAGAGCAGCACCCTCAACTCTGCCAGACAGGGGACTTCGCGGACCCCGAGGCACTCCCCTGCAGCTGGCTCCAGCCGCGGGCGCAGGCAAGGACGGCGCGCCCAGACAAGAAGCAACTCTCCGTTGCAGCGCCGGGCCACGGGTTCCCCACGCCGGTGCCAAAGACGCCGTGGGACCAGCCGTAATGCTGCCCCGACTGCCGAGAGCAGCACCCCAAACTCTGCCAGCCAGGGGACTTCGCGGTCCCTGAGGCACTCCCCTGCAGCTGGCTCCAGCCGCGGGCGCAGGCAAGGACGGCGCGCCCAGACAAGAAGCAACTCTCCGTTGCAGCGCCGGGCCACAGGTTCCCCACGCCGGCGCCAGAGACGCCGTGGGACCAGCCGTAACGCTGCCCCGACTGCCAAGAGCAGCACTCCAAACTCTGCCAGACAGGGGACTTCGCGCTCCCCGAGGCGCTCCCCTGCAGCTGGCTCCAGCCGCCGGCGCAGACAAGGACAGCGGGCCCAGACAAGAAGCCGCTCTCCATTGCAGCGCCGGGCCACAGGTTCCCCACGCCGGTGCCAAAGACGCCATGGGAGCAGGCAGGCACCAGCCCGTAGCGCTGAGAGACGCACGAACAGACGCAGACAACGGAGAGCACCGAGGTCCTCGAGGGTTTCCGCAGCGGCTGATGGAAGCCGGTCCAGGCAGCCAGGGAGGGCCCGGACTCGAAGCCGCTCGCCTCTTCAACGTCGGGCTGCAGAaacccacagccagccccaaaGACGCCGCAGGAGCCGGTCCAGGCGGCGACGACCAGCCCAGAGGCGAAGGTACACCCGAGCACCACGCTGGCAGCAGATTATTGACAGCTGGTTCCAATGA
- the LOC121106634 gene encoding serine/arginine repetitive matrix protein 2-like isoform X1, giving the protein MGRAPLLLGQGATVGLWLPAGTAGPALPLPLHGLRPCPSAGTASTEQPLGHLARQGALTAVTLSSPACVLCDQVEEDLSFLGNKEKNCGFYYHPFCALFANGLCEFVEGNSEARFCTEDLIRTVRQAEQKLCFVCGNSGATITCAETGCDRSFHFPCTSKGDCINQYFVEFRSFCWEHRPQQAVEAAPTQDTTCIICMEPVGDSRSYCIMVCRACQQAWFHQACIQEQAMHAGIYCFQCPVCRDWTRFIPDMLILGIRIPFRPIRDDSNAYAALPEKERSCDTIDCPYPRGREQAEREGRPTWEDSSAYAALLERHRSWKAIDCPYPRGREQAEREGLVSFSFGQRPTQEDRHGYAALPERHRSCDAIECLHPRGREQAEREGPWELLLCCSCAAQSTHRRCSYVSQSRKTWDCNACAGEGTASSTLSYLASLSTISQQGPGPSQCSATPESSSSNTFSQAPSGPANCSSVPESSIPSSQSRTGRRRSSPRLQRDKKSFKEPRGHRGGSRNAAPSAESSTLNSARQGTSRTPRHSPAAGSSRGRRQGRRAQTRSNSPLQRRATGSPRRCQRRRGTSRNAAPTAESSTPNSASQGTSRSLRHSPAAGSSRGRRQGRRAQTRSNSPLQRRATGSPRRRQRRRGTSRNAAPTAKSSTPNSARQGTSRSPRRSPAAGSSRRRRQGQRAQTRSRSPLQRRATGSPRRCQRRHGSRQAPARSAERRTNRRRQRRAPRSSRVSAAADGSRSRQPGRARTRSRSPLQRRAAETHSQPQRRRRSRSRRRRPAQRRRYTRAPRWQQIIDSWFQ; this is encoded by the exons ATGGGCagggcccctctgctccttggcCAGGGGGCCACGGTTGGGCTatggctgcctgctggcaccgCTGGGCCTGcactgccccttcccctccacggCCTCCGGCCCTGCCCCTCAGCTGGCACggcaagcacagagcagcccctggggcaccTGGCCCGGCAAGGTGCGCTCACTGCTGTTactctctcctctccagcatGTGTGCTCTGTGACCAAGTGGAGGAGGACTTGAGCTTCCTCgggaacaaagaaaagaactgtGGATTTTATTACCATCCGTTTTGTGCG TTATTTGCCAATGGTCTCTGTGAATTTGTGGAAGGTAACAGCGAGGCACGCTTTTGCACAGAAGACCTGATACGCACAgtgaggcaggcagagcagaag ctctgcttcgtTTGTGGCAATTCGGGGGCCACCATCACCTGTGCAGAGACGGGCTGCGACCGCAGCTTCCACTTCCCCTGCACCTCAAAGGGTGACTGCATCAACCAGTACTTTGTAGAGTTCAG gtccttctgctgggagcaccgccCGCAGCAGGCAGTGGAGGCAGCGCCGACGCAGGACACGACCTGCATCATCTGCATGGAGCCCGTGGGGGACAGCAGGTCGTACTGCATCATGGTGTGCCGAGCCTGCCAACAAGCCTGGTTCCACCAGGcctgcatccag gaacagGCCATGCATGCCGGCATTTATTGCTTCCAGTGCCCCGTCTGCCGAGACTGGACCAGGTTTATTCCAGACATGCTCATTTTGGGGATCCGAATCCCATTCAG ACCAATACGGGACGACAGCAATGCCTACGCAGCACTACCGGAGAAGGAGAGGAGCTGTGATACCATTGACTGCCCTTACCCACGcggcagggagcaggcagagagagaggg AAGACCAACATGGGAGGACAGCAGTGCCTATGCAGCACTACTGGAGAGGCACAGGAGCTGGAAAGCCATTGACTGCCCATACCCACGcggcagggagcaggcagagagagaggg GCTGGTGTCTTTCAGCTTTGGCCAAAGACCAACACAGGAGGACAGACATGGCTATGCAGCACTACCGGAGAGGCATAGGAGCTGTGATGCCATTGAGTGCCTTCACCCACGcggcagggagcaggcagagagagaggg gccctgggagctgctcctctgctgctcctgtgctgcgCAAAGCACCCATCGGCGCTGTTCCTATGTGAGTCAGAGCAGAAAGACCTGGGATTGCAACGCCTGTGCTGGAGAGGGCACCG CCTCCAGCACCCTGTCATATCTTGCTAGCCTCAGCACCATCAGCCAGCAGGGACCAGGGCCATCCCAATGCTCTGCGacaccagagagcagcagctccaacaCCTTCAGCCAGGCACCATCTGGGCCAGCTAACTGTTCCTCCGTGCCTGAGAGCAGCATCCCGTccagccagagcaggacaggcCGGAGGAGAAGCAGCCCTCGTTTACAGCGGgataaaaaaagctttaaagagCCCCGAGGACACCGTGGGGGCAGCCGTAATGCTGCCCCAAGTGCCGAGAGCAGCACCCTCAACTCTGCCAGACAGGGGACTTCGCGGACCCCGAGGCACTCCCCTGCAGCTGGCTCCAGCCGCGGGCGCAGGCAAGGACGGCGCGCCCAGACAAGAAGCAACTCTCCGTTGCAGCGCCGGGCCACGGGTTCCCCACGCCGGTGCCAAAGACGCCGTGGGACCAGCCGTAATGCTGCCCCGACTGCCGAGAGCAGCACCCCAAACTCTGCCAGCCAGGGGACTTCGCGGTCCCTGAGGCACTCCCCTGCAGCTGGCTCCAGCCGCGGGCGCAGGCAAGGACGGCGCGCCCAGACAAGAAGCAACTCTCCGTTGCAGCGCCGGGCCACAGGTTCCCCACGCCGGCGCCAGAGACGCCGTGGGACCAGCCGTAACGCTGCCCCGACTGCCAAGAGCAGCACTCCAAACTCTGCCAGACAGGGGACTTCGCGCTCCCCGAGGCGCTCCCCTGCAGCTGGCTCCAGCCGCCGGCGCAGACAAGGACAGCGGGCCCAGACAAGAAGCCGCTCTCCATTGCAGCGCCGGGCCACAGGTTCCCCACGCCGGTGCCAAAGACGCCATGGGAGCAGGCAGGCACCAGCCCGTAGCGCTGAGAGACGCACGAACAGACGCAGACAACGGAGAGCACCGAGGTCCTCGAGGGTTTCCGCAGCGGCTGATGGAAGCCGGTCCAGGCAGCCAGGGAGGGCCCGGACTCGAAGCCGCTCGCCTCTTCAACGTCGGGCTGCAGAaacccacagccagccccaaaGACGCCGCAGGAGCCGGTCCAGGCGGCGACGACCAGCCCAGAGGCGAAGGTACACCCGAGCACCACGCTGGCAGCAGATTATTGACAGCTGGTTCCAATGA
- the LOC121106634 gene encoding serine/arginine repetitive matrix protein 2-like isoform X3, whose amino-acid sequence MGCGAELRLRGSGGAQCDLVRLARRGESPALMGQTLCKWLPSTRTVCVETQEAAVLREPACVLCDQVEEDLSFLGNKEKNCGFYYHPFCALFANGLCEFVEGNSEARFCTEDLIRTVRQAEQKLCFVCGNSGATITCAETGCDRSFHFPCTSKGDCINQYFVEFRSFCWEHRPQQAVEAAPTQDTTCIICMEPVGDSRSYCIMVCRACQQAWFHQACIQEQAMHAGIYCFQCPVCRDWTRFIPDMLILGIRIPFRPIRDDSNAYAALPEKERSCDTIDCPYPRGREQAEREGRPTWEDSSAYAALLERHRSWKAIDCPYPRGREQAEREGLVSFSFGQRPTQEDRHGYAALPERHRSCDAIECLHPRGREQAEREGPWELLLCCSCAAQSTHRRCSYVSQSRKTWDCNACAGEGTASSTLSYLASLSTISQQGPGPSQCSATPESSSSNTFSQAPSGPANCSSVPESSIPSSQSRTGRRRSSPRLQRDKKSFKEPRGHRGGSRNAAPSAESSTLNSARQGTSRTPRHSPAAGSSRGRRQGRRAQTRSNSPLQRRATGSPRRCQRRRGTSRNAAPTAESSTPNSASQGTSRSLRHSPAAGSSRGRRQGRRAQTRSNSPLQRRATGSPRRRQRRRGTSRNAAPTAKSSTPNSARQGTSRSPRRSPAAGSSRRRRQGQRAQTRSRSPLQRRATGSPRRCQRRHGSRQAPARSAERRTNRRRQRRAPRSSRVSAAADGSRSRQPGRARTRSRSPLQRRAAETHSQPQRRRRSRSRRRRPAQRRRYTRAPRWQQIIDSWFQ is encoded by the exons ATGGGgtgtggagcagagctcaggctgcGGGGCTCAGGCGGAGCTCAGTGCGACTTGGtgag GTTGGCACGCAGAGGAGAAAGCCCAGCACTGATGGGACAGACACTCTGCAAGTGGTTGCCGTCAACGCGCACGGTGTGCGTGGAGACACAGGAGGCTGCTGTCTTGAGGGAGCCTG catGTGTGCTCTGTGACCAAGTGGAGGAGGACTTGAGCTTCCTCgggaacaaagaaaagaactgtGGATTTTATTACCATCCGTTTTGTGCG TTATTTGCCAATGGTCTCTGTGAATTTGTGGAAGGTAACAGCGAGGCACGCTTTTGCACAGAAGACCTGATACGCACAgtgaggcaggcagagcagaag ctctgcttcgtTTGTGGCAATTCGGGGGCCACCATCACCTGTGCAGAGACGGGCTGCGACCGCAGCTTCCACTTCCCCTGCACCTCAAAGGGTGACTGCATCAACCAGTACTTTGTAGAGTTCAG gtccttctgctgggagcaccgccCGCAGCAGGCAGTGGAGGCAGCGCCGACGCAGGACACGACCTGCATCATCTGCATGGAGCCCGTGGGGGACAGCAGGTCGTACTGCATCATGGTGTGCCGAGCCTGCCAACAAGCCTGGTTCCACCAGGcctgcatccag gaacagGCCATGCATGCCGGCATTTATTGCTTCCAGTGCCCCGTCTGCCGAGACTGGACCAGGTTTATTCCAGACATGCTCATTTTGGGGATCCGAATCCCATTCAG ACCAATACGGGACGACAGCAATGCCTACGCAGCACTACCGGAGAAGGAGAGGAGCTGTGATACCATTGACTGCCCTTACCCACGcggcagggagcaggcagagagagaggg AAGACCAACATGGGAGGACAGCAGTGCCTATGCAGCACTACTGGAGAGGCACAGGAGCTGGAAAGCCATTGACTGCCCATACCCACGcggcagggagcaggcagagagagaggg GCTGGTGTCTTTCAGCTTTGGCCAAAGACCAACACAGGAGGACAGACATGGCTATGCAGCACTACCGGAGAGGCATAGGAGCTGTGATGCCATTGAGTGCCTTCACCCACGcggcagggagcaggcagagagagaggg gccctgggagctgctcctctgctgctcctgtgctgcgCAAAGCACCCATCGGCGCTGTTCCTATGTGAGTCAGAGCAGAAAGACCTGGGATTGCAACGCCTGTGCTGGAGAGGGCACCG CCTCCAGCACCCTGTCATATCTTGCTAGCCTCAGCACCATCAGCCAGCAGGGACCAGGGCCATCCCAATGCTCTGCGacaccagagagcagcagctccaacaCCTTCAGCCAGGCACCATCTGGGCCAGCTAACTGTTCCTCCGTGCCTGAGAGCAGCATCCCGTccagccagagcaggacaggcCGGAGGAGAAGCAGCCCTCGTTTACAGCGGgataaaaaaagctttaaagagCCCCGAGGACACCGTGGGGGCAGCCGTAATGCTGCCCCAAGTGCCGAGAGCAGCACCCTCAACTCTGCCAGACAGGGGACTTCGCGGACCCCGAGGCACTCCCCTGCAGCTGGCTCCAGCCGCGGGCGCAGGCAAGGACGGCGCGCCCAGACAAGAAGCAACTCTCCGTTGCAGCGCCGGGCCACGGGTTCCCCACGCCGGTGCCAAAGACGCCGTGGGACCAGCCGTAATGCTGCCCCGACTGCCGAGAGCAGCACCCCAAACTCTGCCAGCCAGGGGACTTCGCGGTCCCTGAGGCACTCCCCTGCAGCTGGCTCCAGCCGCGGGCGCAGGCAAGGACGGCGCGCCCAGACAAGAAGCAACTCTCCGTTGCAGCGCCGGGCCACAGGTTCCCCACGCCGGCGCCAGAGACGCCGTGGGACCAGCCGTAACGCTGCCCCGACTGCCAAGAGCAGCACTCCAAACTCTGCCAGACAGGGGACTTCGCGCTCCCCGAGGCGCTCCCCTGCAGCTGGCTCCAGCCGCCGGCGCAGACAAGGACAGCGGGCCCAGACAAGAAGCCGCTCTCCATTGCAGCGCCGGGCCACAGGTTCCCCACGCCGGTGCCAAAGACGCCATGGGAGCAGGCAGGCACCAGCCCGTAGCGCTGAGAGACGCACGAACAGACGCAGACAACGGAGAGCACCGAGGTCCTCGAGGGTTTCCGCAGCGGCTGATGGAAGCCGGTCCAGGCAGCCAGGGAGGGCCCGGACTCGAAGCCGCTCGCCTCTTCAACGTCGGGCTGCAGAaacccacagccagccccaaaGACGCCGCAGGAGCCGGTCCAGGCGGCGACGACCAGCCCAGAGGCGAAGGTACACCCGAGCACCACGCTGGCAGCAGATTATTGACAGCTGGTTCCAATGA